The following is a genomic window from Thermocrinis jamiesonii.
TAAATTCTTATAACACTTAGTCTGTAATATAGATCCTCTCTAAAGAGTCCTTTTTGAACTAACTCTTTAAGATTTTTGTTCGTGCTTGCTATAATTCTTACATCTACCTTACGTGGTTTTGTGTCTCCAAGTCTTTCAAACTCCTTTTCTTGAACTAAGTGAAGGATCTTTGCCTGAAGGCTCAGTGGCATATCTCCGATCTCATCCAAAAGCAGAGTTCCACCATCTGCCAGCTCTACTTTTCCAGGTTTATCCCTTACCGCACCAGTAAAAGCGCCCTTTACGTATCCAAAAAGTTCAGCTTCCAATAAGCCTTCGGGAATAGCTGCACAATTTACTTTTACAAAAGGTTTGTCTCTCCTTGGAGACATGTAATGAATATACTTAGCAAGCAAAGACTTACCAGTTCCTGTTTCTCCTTCTATGAGCACGTTTGTGGGATATTCAGCCACGCTTTGGGCTAGTTCTAAAACCTTTTGGAAAGAGGGACTTTTAAAAACTATAGTATTTTCTTCTCCAAAGTTACAGCTTAGAACTTCTTGAATAGGATATAAAGATACCACATAGCCAAAGCCAGAGCTCATTGGAGAGACAAGCACAGAAGCTTTTTGTTTTCCACAGGGAGTTTGAATATAAACGTCTGCCCTTTCGCCCTCTGGCGGAAGCTCTTCTATAGACAATTCTATCAATTCTTTCACATTCTTTCCTACCAGATTCTCCTCGTAATCTCTACACAGCATACGATGGGCTATTTTATTGTGCTCCAAAACAAAACCATCTTTATCCACCACCAATATAGCCTCTACTATGGAGTTAAGTATGGCTTCTTTGTAGGACCTTTGCCTTTCTGCCTCCACTATGCAATGAACCACGTTTGTAACATCCCTAAAGGTTTCTACCAGGTAGCCATCATCCAAAAGGCTCATGCTCCAACAAACATGCCTTTTATTCCAGATTTCTACATCATAAACCTGAAGCCCTTCTCTCTCTTCAAAAACTAAGCTTGCGGGACAGCTGTTGCATATGGAAAAAAGCCCCCTGCACTCCTCCCCTGCTTTTAGATCCTTACCTATAAGCCTTTTTGCAGACGGATTGGCATAAACTATCCTCAGATTTTTGTCTATTACCAAAACCCCCTCAAACAGGTTTTCAAAAGTTTCAAACCCCATCAATTCTCATTTTATCTCCCAATCGGTGGGAACTTTTCCCATCATCCTTAAACTATCCTCAAAAGCGGACATATATTTCATGGCAGTTATCATGGAACCTTTGAACTTTAACCTTTTTGTTAGCATAGCAGCCTTTGGCCCCATGTCTCCAGTAGCTAACTTCTTCCAATTTTCCAGATTAGCCCATAGCTCAAAGTCGTAACTCTTGCTGTCTGCCTTTCCTGCTTCCTTTGCTTCTCCGTTTTGAACTATCAGATGGACCGCATCTCCCTCTCTTCCTTCTATGTAATACTTTATGCTTGCGGAGAAGTCCTTTAGCTCATTTTTTAACTTTTCGTTTTTGTTCCATTCCTCTGCGTAAGCCTTTATCCACTGCTCCGAAAGAAATTTATACATTTTTTCCTCCTGCGAAAAAAGGGGCAGGCGCGCCCCCGAGGGATGTTTTTACTTGCCCGCTTCTTCCCTTAGCACCTTAAAGACTTCGTTGAAGGACACTTCGTCGTTGTTGACAAAGACGCCTACATTACCCACCACGCACACAGAATACTTTGGCCCAGTCAGAGCCCAACCTATAAGTGGTGTCCATTCTTGTCCGGAAAGGGCTGTCCATCCTTGAGTTTGCATTTCAGCCATCATGGTGTTTGCTGCGCACATCATCGCAGCCATTGCAGCATGCTCTTCGGATATGTTGCCCTTATAGGCAACAAGTTTGCCATCTGGGGAAAACTCCCCAGCAGCCCAAACACCTTTTATGCTCATAAGTCTGTCCAAGTTTGCCATGGCTTTACCTCCTTAAATGTATTTGGATAGCACTTCAAAGGTTTTATCAAAGTCTGCCTTGCTTAGCTCCACAAAAACTCCCACATTTCCCATTATGCAAGCTGCGTATTTGCCTCCCGCAACCGCAAAGCCATAGACTGGATAAAATCCTCCCTGTCCGGTGTAGGCGCTCCATCCCTTTGCCTGCATATTACCCATAAGCTTGTTGGCAGCGCACATCATAGCCGCAATCTCGGCAGACTTTTCATCAATTTCTCCGTAGTAAGCCAAAAGCCTACCATCATCTGAAAACTCACCCGCAGCAATGGCTCCAGGTATGGACATGAGCTCTTTCAACTTGCTAAGTGTAGCCATAGCTTACACCTCCTTTAAAGGTTTTTCACTTATCTTTATTGCAAAAAAAATGCCAAAAATTACCTTTATTGTTAGCTTGATTTTCAAAGTTTTTAGAAGGTTTTACTTTTCAAAAGTGTTGCATGATGCAACATATGATGCAACACTTGGAAATGCATCAAAAAGCACTAAAATTTATTTAGATGAGAAAATGTGTTAAGTGTGCTGAGAAAGCGGTAGTTTATCTACCCCATCACAAGTTGGCTTTGTGCAAGGCCCATTACACAGAGTGGTTTGAAAACAGAGTAAAGAAGACTATCAAAAGCTTTAAAATGTTTTCAAAGTCTGACAGAATCCTTGTAGCAGTTTCTGGTGGTAAGGATAGTCTTTCTTTGTGGCACGCCCTTTGGAAGCTTGGATATGAAGCAGATGGCCTTTACATAAACTTAGGTATAGGAGAATACTCCGAGCTTTCGGAAAGAAAAGCTAAAGCCTTTGCGGACAAAATAGGCAGAAAGCTCTATGTGATAAGTCTCAAAGAGAACATAGGGGATATACCAACTCTAAAAGAGCTTCAAAACAGACCCGCATGTTCTGTTTGTGGCACTCTAAAGAGATATTATATGAACCTTAATGCAAAAGAGCTTGGTTATTCCATAATAGCTACGGGACACAATCTGGATGATGAGTGTGCAGTGCTTATGGGCAACGTGCTTTCTTGGAACATAGAGTATTTGGTAAGACAATATCCAGTGTTGGAAGAAGGTAATGGTTTTGTTAGAAAGGTAAAACCCCTGTGTTTGATAACAGAGAAAGAGAGTGCGCTTTATGCCTTTCTCTCTGGTATAGACTTTGTAGAAGACGAGTGTCCCTATTCGGTAGGAGCATCTTCCATAAGCTATAAGCTTTTGATGTCAAAGATTGAAGAGGAAAGTCCTGGAACAAAGCTTAGATTCTACTTGGAGTTTATAAGAAAGGTAAGACCCTTGCTTAAGTTCAGGAAAGATGTTCAGTTGAAATCATGCAAAATATGTGGTGAGCCTACTACGGGTGATGTGTGTTCAGTGTGTAGATTGAGAATGAAACTAAGAACCTCTAACGTTGAAACTCAGCAAAAAGCTTGAATGTTTTGCAAAGTGTCTTAACTCTCTCTTTGGCTTTTTCTATATCCCCGCTGTTATCCACTATGTAGTCAGCCTGCTTCAGCTTTTCCTCCGGATTCATCTGGTTCCTCCATCTTCTTTCAAAATCTTCCTGCGTCATACCCCTTGCCAAAGACCTTAATTTACAGACCTCGTAGGGAGCATAAACTAAAACTACAAAATCGTACTTACCTTTACTCTTTTTTTCCAGAACAAGGGAGGCTTCTACTATTGCCACTGCGTTCTTGGGTAAGGTTTTAAAGATCTGTTCTAATTTGTTGTAAAGAGCTGAATGGGTTACTTTTTCCAAAATTAGTAGCTTTTCCTTGTCCGAAAACACTATATCCGCCAACTTCTTGGTATCTATGATACCATCTTCTAAAAGTATTCCCCTTCCAAAAATCTCCAAAATCCTTTCGTATACCTCACCTCTTTCCTTGTAAAAGTCCTTTATTATTTTGTCTGCGTCATATACATAAAAACCACAATCCTCAAAAAACTTAGCTATCGTAGATTTACCAGAACCTATGTTTCCGGTTAGGGCTACCTTCAGCATCTAAAGTATAATAACTCTATGCAAATTAAGGAGAAAAGTTATGTTCTTGCACGCATATTCATAAAAGAAAACGAAGAGTTAGAGGGTGAGCCTCTCTATTCTAAGCTTTTGAAATTTTTGAGAGAAAGAAACATAGCTGGAGCTACAGTCCTAAAGGCTTTACTTGGCTATGGCACTACTGGTGAATACCATTACGAGGGTATTGAAGTGTTGTCTTACAACCTTCCGGTGATCATAGAGTTTGTAGATGAAGAAGAAAGTGTTAGTAGTATATTAGAAGAGCTTGGCAGGTACATAAAACGTGGGCTTGTTAGTGTGGAAAGGGTGTGGGTATGGGAATCCTCTTCGCAATAGCGGTAGGTGGAGCTGTAGGATCTTTGCTTAGATATTTGCTTTCAAAGTTTTTACAAGACAAGTTTGGTATAGGTTTCCCTTTGGGCACACTGACAGTAAATTTGATCGGTTCCTTTCTTATAGGTTTTTTCTTTTCTTACCTTGTGGAGAAGCTAAGCGCTTCAAGCGAAGTTAGAGGCTTTTTCATAACTGGTCTTACTGGCGGTTTTACCACCCTATCAACCTTCACTTATGAAAGCTTTAGCCTTATAGTAAATGGGGAATACGCAAAATTTTTTCTATACTTCTTTATTACTAACTTTGTTGGAATTTTTCTTACCTTCTTGGGTTACAACCTGGGTAGGTTGTTATGAAGTGGGAAGAAGCAGTTCTGCTGAGGATATTCTTTGGAGAGGACGATAGGTGGGAAGGCAAACCTCTCTATAAATACATAACTGAGTATTGTAAAAAAGAGGGTATAGCAGGTGTTACAGTCCTCAGAGGGATATTAGGCTATGGAAAATCCTCCGTTATACGCAAAGCAGGCATCTTTAAGTTCTCTTCGGACCTGCCTATAGTGGTGGAAATCATAGACAGCGAAGATAAAATAGAAAAGATCCTTCCAGAAATAGCTAAAATGATAAAAGGTGGGCTAATAACCACGGAGAAGGTTAAAATTGCTCGCTACGGAGAGTGAAGGAAATGTTTTTCAGGCTTGGCACAAGAAAAAGTAAATTGGCCCTTTGGCAGGCAAATTTTGTAAAGGAAAAGTTAGAGTCCTTAGGGTGTAAGGTAGAACTGGTGTTGATTACAACAACAGGAGACAAGATTTTAGATTCTCCTCTGGCTAAAATAGGAGGTAAAGGGCTTTTTGTAAAGGAGATAGAGGAGGCTTTGTTGAAAGGAGAGATTGATCTTGCGGTGCATTCCCTAAAGGATGTTCCTATGGTTTTGCCAGATGGTTTAACACTTTGTGCCATAACAGAAAGAGAGAATCCTTACGACGTACTAATATCTAAGGAAGGTAAGAAGTTGGAAGAGCTTCCTCCTGGCGCAGTTGTTGGTACCTCTTCCTTAAGAAGACAAGTTCAGATAAAAAGAAAGAGAAAGGATCTCAAAGTAGAGGTTCTAAGAGGAAACGTAGATACGAGGATAAGAAAGTTGGAGGAAGGGCTATACTCTGCCATTGTGTTGGCGTATGCGGGAGTAAAAAGGATGGGTTTAGAAGCTTACATAAGTCAAGTTTTAGAGGATTTTATCCCTGCAGTCGGTCAAGGGAGCTTGGCTATAGAAACGAGGGAAGATGATCCAAAAGTTCAGAAATATGTAAAAGCCTTAGATCATTGGGAAAGTCATTTGAGAGCTATGTGCGAGAGGGCTTTCTTGAGAGAATTAGAAGGAGGCTGTCAAGTTCCCATAGGAGCCTTTTCTTGGATAGAGTCGGACAAGATATACATAAAGGGTTTTGTTTCAGACTTAAATGGAGAGAGGTTTATAGAAGGTGTGGAGGAAGGAAAAGTTGAAGAATATGTGGAAGTAGGAAAAAGGTTAGCCCAAAAGCTTTTAGCCAGCGGTGGGAGAGAGATACTGAAGGAAATTTATTAACCTTTTGTAAAGTTTATGATTGTTATAATCAGGGCTAAGAACGAAAAGCCAACAGTTATAAGCCACTGCATAAAGTTCAAACGGCGCTCAAGCGCTTCAAATCTTTGGTTAATCGCTTCAAACCTCGCTTGCATTTCCCGTTCCAAAGCTTCAAGCCTCTGGTTCATTATTTCAAACTTTCTGTCCATATCCTTTTGCAAAACTTCAAATCTTTGGTTAATTGCCTCAAACCTTGCTTGCATTTCCCGCTCCAAAGCTTCAAACCTCTGGCTTACTGCCTCAAACCTTTTATCCACTTCTCTTAGCGTGGTGGAGAACCTATTTTCTTCTATAACTCTCAAAGCCTTTAGTTCTTCTTCAAGTCTTATAAGTCTCTCAAGCAGAGGTATAGCTTTTATTTCCTTTTCTTTCTCCTGAAAATATTCAGCCAGAACTTCTGGTAGGATCAGTAGGAGCATTTTTTTTAACTCTTCTTGTGAATACTGAGTTTCCATAAAGAAAAAGTTAAGGGTGTCTTACAATTTGGTCAAGAAAAAGTGAAGCAGGTTACCTTAACATAGCTTGACAGAAAAAATTTTTATGTTATATTATCTACTTAGAAAGCTTAAGAAGTTGGGGTTTTTAAGGGGTTATAAACTCCCTCCCCCTCCCTCCCTCCCCAAATTTGTTTGCCCTACCGCCCGGTAGGGCCTTTTTAGAAGATATGAAAATAGGGCCCTTTAAAGAGGCAAAATTTCTCAGAAGAATAAACAGGTTCGTTGGGGAGGTGTTAGTAGATGAAAAACCTTTACTTGCACACATAAGAAATACCGGACGATTAACCGAACTTCTAAAACCTGGTAAGAAGGTATTTCTGCGTGAAAAGAACTCTGGTAAGTATAGTTTTGAAGTCTTTTTGGTGCAAGAGGAACACTCTCTTGTGTGCATAGATTCAACCATTACACCTAAGCTCTATGCAGAGTTTCTTGATATTCCTGTTAAATTTGAACCTACCTTTGGCAATCAACGATTTGATTTGATGTATTCATCCACTGTAGTAGAAACAAAATCTGTTAATTTAGTGGAAGATGGTATCGCACTGTTTCCGGACGCACCAACGGAAAGAGGAACAAAACATGTCTATAAGCTTATAGAGATTTCTAAAACAGGACTAAAACCTGAGCTTGTCTTTGTAGTGCAAAGGGAGGATGCTAAGGTATTCTCTCCCAACTATAGGGTAGACAGAAAATTTTCAGAGGCTGTTAGGTTATTTGCACGGATGGGTTTTCCGGTGAAGGCTTTCCTTTGTAAAGTAAGCTTGAGTGAAATCATGATCTACAAAGAAGTAGATGTTATATTTTTAGAATATGGCTAAGATAATTGTTGCACCGCACGCTGGGTTTTGTTTTGGAGTGAAAAGAGCCATAAGCATCGCAGAAAAAGTTTCAAGGGAAAACAAAGGTAAAAGAATATGGACTATTGGTCCTTTAATCCACAATCCACAGGAGGTTGAAAGGTTGAGAAAGGAAGGGGTGGAGGTGTTGGAAACAGAAGAAAATCTAAGTGCTGGTGATACTGTAATAATACGTTCTCACGGAATTCCCCCTGATAAAGAAATAGAATACGTTAAGAAGGGTTTAAAGGTTGTGGATGCTACATGCCCTTATGTGAAGGCGGTTCATCAAGCTGTAGAAAAGCTTGTGGAAGAAGGCTATTTTGTTGTTTTGTTGGGAGAGAAAAACCATCCAGAGGTTATAGGCACGTTGGGTTATCTAAAGAAGGCAGGTGGAGAGGGTATTGTAGTAGAAACAAAAGAGGATTTGGAGAAAGTTAAGCATTTAGAAAAAATAGGTATAGTCGCACAGACTACTCAGAATGAGCAGTTTTTCAAGGAAGTGGTTGGTGAGTTAGCCCTTTGGGCAAAGGAACTTAAAGTTATAAACACCATATGTAACGCTACATCGGAAAGACAGGAGGATGTTTATGAGCTGGCACCAAAGGTAGATGTAATGATCATAGTTGGTGGGAAAAACAGTGGAAATACGAGGAGGTTGTACGAGATATCCCGCTCTTTGAACCCACGTAGTTATCATGTAGAGACCGCTCAGGAGTTGGAGGAAGCTTGGTTTTCCGGTGTAGAAAAGGTAGGCATAACCGCAGGTGCATCAACTCCAGACTGGATAATAGAAGAGGTCGTAAAAAGGATAGAGGAAATCCTAAGATGAGAATACTGATGATAGACAACTATGATTCTTTTACTTATAACTTGGTTCAGTATTTTCAAATACTTGGTGCTGAGGTCTTTGTTAAAAGGAATGATGAAATAGGGCTTGACCAAATAAGGGATATGAAGCCAGAGGCAATAGTTATCTCCCCAGGACCTTGCACACCAAAGGAAGCGGGTATATCTGTGGAAGTGATTAGAGAGTTTTATAAGGATTATCCGATACTTGGCGTATGTTTGGGACATCAGTCCATAGGCTATGCCTTTGGAGCAGAGATAGTAAGAGCCAAAAGGTTGATGCACGGCAAAACATCCCTGATAAGCCACACAGGAGAGGGAATATTCTCAGGACTACCCAATCCATTTACCGCAGTTAGGTATCATTCTTTAGTAATAGACCCAAACACTTTACCACCTTTTCTAAAAGTAACCGCTTGGTCTGAAGACGGAGAGGTAATGGGTGTGCAACACACAGAGTATCCAGTTTTTGGTGTGCAGTTTCATCCAGAATCTATACTTTCTGAAGCAGGCTTAGACCTTTTAAAGAATTTTCTCCTCATTGCCCAAGGGAATCGTCTATCCATTTAAGATAGTCTTCATTTCCTCCCACTATAGGCATGGCTATTATTTCTGGAACCGTGTAGGGGTGGATCTTTTTAACTTCAACTATCAGCTTTTCAAACTTCTCTACAGAAGTCTTTATAATCAAAAGACTCTCTTTGTCCTTCTCTATATTTCCCTTCCACCAGTAAACCGAACTTACCTCTGATACCACATTTACACAGGCACCTAGCTTTTGCTCTACTATGTAGTTTGCTATATCCCATCCCCTGTCTTTGGGAGCGGTTATGAAAACTACCAAATACCTCCATTCCATAGAATG
Proteins encoded in this region:
- a CDS encoding sigma-54-dependent Fis family transcriptional regulator; the encoded protein is MGFETFENLFEGVLVIDKNLRIVYANPSAKRLIGKDLKAGEECRGLFSICNSCPASLVFEEREGLQVYDVEIWNKRHVCWSMSLLDDGYLVETFRDVTNVVHCIVEAERQRSYKEAILNSIVEAILVVDKDGFVLEHNKIAHRMLCRDYEENLVGKNVKELIELSIEELPPEGERADVYIQTPCGKQKASVLVSPMSSGFGYVVSLYPIQEVLSCNFGEENTIVFKSPSFQKVLELAQSVAEYPTNVLIEGETGTGKSLLAKYIHYMSPRRDKPFVKVNCAAIPEGLLEAELFGYVKGAFTGAVRDKPGKVELADGGTLLLDEIGDMPLSLQAKILHLVQEKEFERLGDTKPRKVDVRIIASTNKNLKELVQKGLFREDLYYRLSVIRIYIPPLRERLEDVPILVNHFIQKFSKAYRKKIKGISSDAMKALLSYPFYGNIRELENIIERAVITARGTLINLEDLQLDVQRREDLEEEKERIKKVLEQVGGNKTLASKILGMHRTTLWRKMRELGL
- a CDS encoding SCP2 sterol-binding domain-containing protein, producing MYKFLSEQWIKAYAEEWNKNEKLKNELKDFSASIKYYIEGREGDAVHLIVQNGEAKEAGKADSKSYDFELWANLENWKKLATGDMGPKAAMLTKRLKFKGSMITAMKYMSAFEDSLRMMGKVPTDWEIK
- a CDS encoding DUF2173 family protein, which encodes MANLDRLMSIKGVWAAGEFSPDGKLVAYKGNISEEHAAMAAMMCAANTMMAEMQTQGWTALSGQEWTPLIGWALTGPKYSVCVVGNVGVFVNNDEVSFNEVFKVLREEAGK
- a CDS encoding DUF2173 family protein, whose translation is MATLSKLKELMSIPGAIAAGEFSDDGRLLAYYGEIDEKSAEIAAMMCAANKLMGNMQAKGWSAYTGQGGFYPVYGFAVAGGKYAACIMGNVGVFVELSKADFDKTFEVLSKYI
- a CDS encoding TIGR00269 family protein: MRKCVKCAEKAVVYLPHHKLALCKAHYTEWFENRVKKTIKSFKMFSKSDRILVAVSGGKDSLSLWHALWKLGYEADGLYINLGIGEYSELSERKAKAFADKIGRKLYVISLKENIGDIPTLKELQNRPACSVCGTLKRYYMNLNAKELGYSIIATGHNLDDECAVLMGNVLSWNIEYLVRQYPVLEEGNGFVRKVKPLCLITEKESALYAFLSGIDFVEDECPYSVGASSISYKLLMSKIEEESPGTKLRFYLEFIRKVRPLLKFRKDVQLKSCKICGEPTTGDVCSVCRLRMKLRTSNVETQQKA
- the coaE gene encoding dephospho-CoA kinase (Dephospho-CoA kinase (CoaE) performs the final step in coenzyme A biosynthesis.) gives rise to the protein MLKVALTGNIGSGKSTIAKFFEDCGFYVYDADKIIKDFYKERGEVYERILEIFGRGILLEDGIIDTKKLADIVFSDKEKLLILEKVTHSALYNKLEQIFKTLPKNAVAIVEASLVLEKKSKGKYDFVVLVYAPYEVCKLRSLARGMTQEDFERRWRNQMNPEEKLKQADYIVDNSGDIEKAKERVKTLCKTFKLFAEFQR
- a CDS encoding DUF190 domain-containing protein, with the protein product MQIKEKSYVLARIFIKENEELEGEPLYSKLLKFLRERNIAGATVLKALLGYGTTGEYHYEGIEVLSYNLPVIIEFVDEEESVSSILEELGRYIKRGLVSVERVWVWESSSQ
- the crcB gene encoding fluoride efflux transporter CrcB yields the protein MGILFAIAVGGAVGSLLRYLLSKFLQDKFGIGFPLGTLTVNLIGSFLIGFFFSYLVEKLSASSEVRGFFITGLTGGFTTLSTFTYESFSLIVNGEYAKFFLYFFITNFVGIFLTFLGYNLGRLL
- a CDS encoding DUF190 domain-containing protein, producing the protein MKWEEAVLLRIFFGEDDRWEGKPLYKYITEYCKKEGIAGVTVLRGILGYGKSSVIRKAGIFKFSSDLPIVVEIIDSEDKIEKILPEIAKMIKGGLITTEKVKIARYGE
- the hemC gene encoding hydroxymethylbilane synthase, with the protein product MFFRLGTRKSKLALWQANFVKEKLESLGCKVELVLITTTGDKILDSPLAKIGGKGLFVKEIEEALLKGEIDLAVHSLKDVPMVLPDGLTLCAITERENPYDVLISKEGKKLEELPPGAVVGTSSLRRQVQIKRKRKDLKVEVLRGNVDTRIRKLEEGLYSAIVLAYAGVKRMGLEAYISQVLEDFIPAVGQGSLAIETREDDPKVQKYVKALDHWESHLRAMCERAFLRELEGGCQVPIGAFSWIESDKIYIKGFVSDLNGERFIEGVEEGKVEEYVEVGKRLAQKLLASGGREILKEIY
- the sfsA gene encoding DNA/RNA nuclease SfsA, whose product is MKIGPFKEAKFLRRINRFVGEVLVDEKPLLAHIRNTGRLTELLKPGKKVFLREKNSGKYSFEVFLVQEEHSLVCIDSTITPKLYAEFLDIPVKFEPTFGNQRFDLMYSSTVVETKSVNLVEDGIALFPDAPTERGTKHVYKLIEISKTGLKPELVFVVQREDAKVFSPNYRVDRKFSEAVRLFARMGFPVKAFLCKVSLSEIMIYKEVDVIFLEYG
- the ispH gene encoding 4-hydroxy-3-methylbut-2-enyl diphosphate reductase — translated: MAKIIVAPHAGFCFGVKRAISIAEKVSRENKGKRIWTIGPLIHNPQEVERLRKEGVEVLETEENLSAGDTVIIRSHGIPPDKEIEYVKKGLKVVDATCPYVKAVHQAVEKLVEEGYFVVLLGEKNHPEVIGTLGYLKKAGGEGIVVETKEDLEKVKHLEKIGIVAQTTQNEQFFKEVVGELALWAKELKVINTICNATSERQEDVYELAPKVDVMIIVGGKNSGNTRRLYEISRSLNPRSYHVETAQELEEAWFSGVEKVGITAGASTPDWIIEEVVKRIEEILR
- a CDS encoding anthranilate synthase component II translates to MRILMIDNYDSFTYNLVQYFQILGAEVFVKRNDEIGLDQIRDMKPEAIVISPGPCTPKEAGISVEVIREFYKDYPILGVCLGHQSIGYAFGAEIVRAKRLMHGKTSLISHTGEGIFSGLPNPFTAVRYHSLVIDPNTLPPFLKVTAWSEDGEVMGVQHTEYPVFGVQFHPESILSEAGLDLLKNFLLIAQGNRLSI
- the cutA gene encoding divalent-cation tolerance protein CutA, whose protein sequence is MEWRYLVVFITAPKDRGWDIANYIVEQKLGACVNVVSEVSSVYWWKGNIEKDKESLLIIKTSVEKFEKLIVEVKKIHPYTVPEIIAMPIVGGNEDYLKWIDDSLGQ